TCCAGCAGCCGAAGGGACTCAAAGGGAAAGGTTTGCGTGTCGGCGGTGGAACGGATCGAGCTGACTTCCTTAGTTCCAGAAGCGAAGCGCCGGAGGTTGCGGCCTGCGAAGCTGTTAGGGTTCCGGTCGTGTAGGATTTTAATAGCGGCAGTCAGCTCCGCGTCGGTTGAAGTGAGCAACTTGCGAACCTGACGGAAGGAAGCTTGGCCGGGCGGAGCGTTCTCGATAACGGCAGCGATCAGACCAGCGACAAGGGCGCGGGCGGATTCACTCCAGTGGGGATCGTTTCCGCTGGAAATAATGACGGCTTCAGCAAGCATCATCACATCTTCAGCGAAATCGGGGGATTTTGGATCGATGACAGAGAGAGGATTAAAGCGGGTCGTGATTTCCTTTTGGCCGACGAGAGACCCATAGCGTCGGTTCACTTCGTCGAATGGATCGAGGATAACGACACGTTGCCCGAGCTGGCGGCGACGTTCGGCTGTAATCCATGCGTTTTCACCTTTCGGGTCAATCGTCAGGGTTGAGCCGTTATATTGGCAGAGTGCCCCTATAATCTGGAGACCTTTGCCACACCGAGTCATCCCAAACGAGAGCGCATGACCACCCTTTTCTGGAACCCACCACAAACCATTGTTAGAGGGTTGAGCAAGATTGCCGCCGACAAGCACCCCATTAATGCCTTTTGGGTGGAAAAAATGGGAAACGTCGTCTTCTGTGCCTTGGTAGAGTGTGGCCATCGGTTCGTCTCCGAGGATTGAACCGCAGGAGCGTTTAAACCCCTGCGGCCCATGCTTTCACCACGGAGGCCGTCCCCGGCATGTGGCAGAAGATGCTACCGTAAGTTATCCACAGGATACCAGTAAAAACGCGACACGAAACCGATGCTTTCCCGAAAATCCTACAGGGAAGTTTGAAACCGCGAATGAGGTTTCAACGGTGCAGAGCGAAGCGGCGCACCGCCTAAAAATACCGAGCGAAGCGAGACCCTTTTAACTGGACGACAACCCTAAATCTTTGTAGGCGAGAAAGAAGGGTGAACTACACAAGCTCTCTGCAAGAGCGCACTTAAGTGTCCCTGCGGGACACGGCGCGGTTTTCGCCTACGGCAAAAACACCCCTGCCATCCGGCAGGGTAGGGAAGGGTTCGCAGTGGCACCAGAACGCAAATCGATAGAGCAGCAGCTTGCCCAGGCCCGTGCCAAGGTGCAGCAGCTTGAAGCCCGCGCCGCATCTCGCAAGCGCAAGACCGACGACCGGCGAAAAATCCTCATCGGTGTGACGGTCATTGCTGCCATGGAGAAGGATGACGAGTTGCGTGAGAAGGTGCGCGGGTTGCTCGATGCTCATTTGACGAAACCGCTTGACCGGGAAGTGGTGGCGGAATGGCTTCCGCGCACCTGAACCGAACGTTCGTAAAACGCAGCCAGGGCGAGAGCGCGACAGGCAAAGCGGCATACAATGCCCGCGACCGTATTTATGACGAGCGAACCGGCGACGTTCACGACTACACCCGGCACCGGTCGAAGTGCATTTTCGAGGGGCTTTATGTTCCGAAGGATGCGCCGGAATGGGCTGCGGATCGTAGCGAGCTTTGGAACCGTGCCGAGGCCGCCGAAGTGCGTAAGGACGCGCAAGTAGGGCAGTCGTTTGATGGTGCGTTGCCGCATGAGCTGACCGACGAGCAAAACCGATGGCTATTGCAAGACTTTGTGCGGGAGAATTTCACGCGGAAAGGCTTGGCGGCAGATGTGTCGATTCACGCCCCTTCAAAGGGTATGGATGACCGCAACGTTCATGCCCATATTTTGGTTTCCGAGCGGGTGCTAGGCCCGGACGGTTTCGCCAAGAGCAAGCCCCAGAAGTCGCGGGCCGATGTGACGGCAGAGACGAAGGCCTTTCGCAAGTCATGGGAAACGCTCGTCAACCGGCACCTTGAGCGTCACGGCCACGAAGCCCGGATAGACATGGGCCGCACCAGGGACGGCGACAGCCTCCACATGGGAAAGGCTGCGAAGGGGATGGAGGCACGCGGGGTTCAGACCGACCGCGGGGACATCCAGCGCGAGGCCGACCAGCTTACCCAGGCACGGGCCGAGGTTGCCGAGCTGGAATCCCTGCAACGGGACGCATTCCGCCGCCAGGATCGAGAGCGTGCGGGCGTCATGTGGGATGGGGAATATACCTCAACCCTTGACGGCATCCGGCAGCGGGAGGCTGCAGAAAAAAACAACAGCAGCGATGCCCAGGCGAAGCGGGCGCTCGACGATTTGGCGGCGGTCGATCCTCTCGGGACAGCGCGGCACTTCGGCCACCACAGGGGCGACCAGCTTAAGACGCCCGAGGAAATGCGCCGCGACATGGCCGCGCGGATGCGTGCGTTTGACGAGCCGGAACAGGCGGCGGGTCGTGAGAGAGATTCGCGCGAGAATCCAGCGCACGGAAACCCCGCGCAGGATCCCACTGCGGCAAAATCAGAACGAGGCTGGACAGCCCAAGGCGGCGGCTGGGACGGTCTCACCCCCGAACATCAAGCCCAGGCGCGGCAGAGCTGGGAAGCCTGGACGGAGAAGCGCACCGCATCCGGCAAGGGCTTCGGTTTGTCGGATTACGTAGACTATGTGCAGGAGCGTGAGGCCGCGAAGATGGCCCGGGCAGGTGCCAAGCCTGAAAGCCAGGCGCACCAGGTTAAACAACCGGCACCGACTGACGACCTGGAACGTCCCACCCGTGAACGCACGACGAAGGACAGCCAGGCGAAGCGCCCTGATCCAGCTGACGAGCGGGCGGCGTGGGCGGCGACGTTGCGCGGCTTTGCCGAAGAAGGCCCTCAGAAAGTCACCAGAGGCCCCGAGCCGGTTACGGCTGGGGAAGACCCGGCCAATGTGCGAGAACGCACCTACGAGCGGGAAAGGGCGCGTCCTGGGGCATCCTATCTGCAAGCCGCCTTATCTGCCGCACGGGAACGGCTGAACAGCTTGGGCGCACGGCTGGAAGCGACTCTTACCCACATACAGGTTCGTCTGCGCGACCGAGAGGCAGCGACGACGGTGCGGCTTGGTGGACATGCTTCCACGTCGCCTTCACCACGTC
The sequence above is drawn from the Acidisoma sp. PAMC 29798 genome and encodes:
- the mobQ gene encoding MobQ family relaxase — translated: MASAHLNRTFVKRSQGESATGKAAYNARDRIYDERTGDVHDYTRHRSKCIFEGLYVPKDAPEWAADRSELWNRAEAAEVRKDAQVGQSFDGALPHELTDEQNRWLLQDFVRENFTRKGLAADVSIHAPSKGMDDRNVHAHILVSERVLGPDGFAKSKPQKSRADVTAETKAFRKSWETLVNRHLERHGHEARIDMGRTRDGDSLHMGKAAKGMEARGVQTDRGDIQREADQLTQARAEVAELESLQRDAFRRQDRERAGVMWDGEYTSTLDGIRQREAAEKNNSSDAQAKRALDDLAAVDPLGTARHFGHHRGDQLKTPEEMRRDMAARMRAFDEPEQAAGRERDSRENPAHGNPAQDPTAAKSERGWTAQGGGWDGLTPEHQAQARQSWEAWTEKRTASGKGFGLSDYVDYVQEREAAKMARAGAKPESQAHQVKQPAPTDDLERPTRERTTKDSQAKRPDPADERAAWAATLRGFAEEGPQKVTRGPEPVTAGEDPANVRERTYERERARPGASYLQAALSAARERLNSLGARLEATLTHIQVRLRDREAATTVRLGGHASTSPSPRHTRENTSSRENNRTMAEELRQAGKEAARQERVVPDEEQVRKLERQIEAAKMRGDKEALRGLGKEHFRQTGTGGKSVEAGPESPKKDFMDELMEQARKAVAENEAREIGRRHESEGNEVERIRELIRQERQARRPHEPS
- a CDS encoding mobilization protein, which gives rise to MAPERKSIEQQLAQARAKVQQLEARAASRKRKTDDRRKILIGVTVIAAMEKDDELREKVRGLLDAHLTKPLDREVVAEWLPRT